In the genome of Ignavibacteriales bacterium, one region contains:
- the hslU gene encoding ATP-dependent protease ATPase subunit HslU, with product MFEKSKKELTPAQIVHELDKYIIGQTDAKRAVAIALRNRWRRQQIKNYLREEILPNNIILIGPTGVGKTEIARRLAKLADAPFVKVEASKFTEVGYVGRDVESMIRDLTDFAVNMVKSEKTLEVKSKAQDLADEKILDILIPPVKKAVQTNDNNETEENNEALQNQRTREWMRMKLKNNELDEKMIEFDSSSQPNVGMQVLGPFGMDDMGINIQEIMGSIMPKKKKKRKTSIAEARTIIAQEEAQKLIDMDAVQKEAIERVENTGIVFIDEIDKVAGGGKSQGPDVSREGVQRDLLPIVEGSNVNTKYGVVKTEHILFIASGAFHVSKPSDLIPELQGRFPIRVELKSLTEEDFIKILTTPENALLKQYSALLETEGVNLEFSKDGIKEIARIATEVNEQVENIGARRLHTILTTLLDEILFNVPDILPDAKVKITAAEVKKRLDSIVKNRDLSKFIL from the coding sequence ATGTTTGAAAAATCAAAGAAAGAACTGACACCGGCTCAAATAGTACATGAACTTGATAAATATATTATCGGACAGACTGATGCGAAAAGAGCTGTTGCAATTGCATTGAGGAACAGGTGGAGAAGACAGCAGATCAAAAATTATCTTCGTGAAGAAATACTTCCGAACAATATCATTTTAATTGGCCCCACAGGAGTTGGTAAAACTGAAATTGCAAGACGACTCGCAAAACTTGCCGACGCACCTTTTGTAAAAGTTGAAGCATCTAAATTTACTGAAGTTGGTTATGTTGGTCGTGATGTTGAATCAATGATACGTGACTTAACTGACTTTGCTGTTAACATGGTGAAGTCTGAAAAAACTCTCGAAGTAAAATCAAAAGCACAGGATCTTGCTGACGAAAAAATTCTTGATATACTCATTCCTCCGGTTAAAAAAGCTGTACAGACAAACGACAATAACGAGACAGAAGAAAATAATGAAGCGCTTCAGAATCAGCGAACACGTGAATGGATGAGGATGAAGCTTAAGAACAATGAACTTGATGAAAAGATGATAGAGTTCGATTCATCTTCCCAGCCTAATGTTGGAATGCAGGTGCTCGGTCCGTTCGGTATGGATGATATGGGAATAAACATTCAGGAAATTATGGGCAGCATTATGCCTAAGAAGAAAAAGAAACGGAAAACTTCGATTGCTGAAGCTCGTACAATAATTGCTCAGGAAGAAGCGCAAAAATTAATTGATATGGATGCGGTTCAGAAAGAAGCAATTGAGCGTGTTGAAAATACAGGAATAGTTTTTATTGATGAGATTGATAAAGTAGCAGGCGGCGGTAAATCACAAGGTCCCGATGTATCGAGAGAAGGTGTGCAGCGTGACCTTCTACCTATTGTTGAGGGGTCAAATGTTAACACAAAATATGGTGTTGTAAAAACAGAACATATATTATTTATTGCATCGGGTGCGTTTCATGTTTCCAAACCATCGGATCTTATTCCCGAACTCCAGGGAAGATTTCCGATACGCGTTGAACTAAAAAGTCTTACCGAGGAGGACTTCATCAAAATACTTACAACTCCGGAAAATGCTTTGCTGAAACAGTACTCGGCCTTGCTTGAAACTGAAGGTGTGAATCTTGAATTCTCCAAAGATGGTATAAAAGAAATTGCACGCATAGCTACAGAGGTAAATGAACAGGTTGAAAATATTGGGGCAAGGAGACTTCACACAATTTTAACAACTCTGCTTGATGAAATACTTTTTAATGTGCCCGATATTCTTCCCGATGCTAAAGTTAAAATAACGGCGGCAGAAGTTAAGAAGAGATTGGATTCGATTGTAAAGAACCGTGACCTGAGTAAATTTATTTTATAA
- a CDS encoding DUF3109 family protein, protein MFQSNVISIEEVLVRIEVLNTKFECDLQKCKGACCTMESEYGAPLRYDEIGKISEILDIVKEYLSERNRKEIDVNGFYNVIQNEPMTSSIDDKDCVFVYYEGNVAKCAIEKAYNDGKVDFKKPISCHLFPIRISNFGSDVLRYEKFSECAPALEKGKLNNKTIAEFCEDSLTRLYGKNWYSSLKENIG, encoded by the coding sequence ATGTTTCAAAGTAACGTAATATCGATAGAAGAAGTGCTTGTAAGGATTGAAGTTCTTAACACAAAATTCGAGTGCGATCTTCAAAAATGCAAAGGAGCCTGCTGCACAATGGAAAGTGAGTACGGCGCCCCGCTTCGTTATGATGAAATTGGTAAAATAAGTGAAATTCTTGATATAGTTAAAGAATACCTTTCCGAAAGAAACCGAAAAGAAATTGATGTAAATGGTTTTTACAATGTTATACAAAATGAACCAATGACATCAAGTATAGATGATAAAGATTGTGTATTCGTTTATTATGAAGGTAACGTAGCAAAGTGTGCAATTGAAAAAGCTTACAATGACGGAAAGGTTGATTTCAAAAAACCGATAAGCTGTCATTTGTTCCCGATAAGGATTTCAAATTTTGGAAGTGATGTTCTGAGATATGAAAAATTTTCGGAATGTGCGCCGGCTCTTGAAAAGGGAAAATTAAATAATAAAACCATCGCAGAGTTTTGCGAAGATTCTCTGACACGTTTATATGGAAAAAACTGGTATTCATCATTAAAGGAAAACATCGGATAA
- a CDS encoding GTPase, protein MSRKNVLIMGAAGRDFHNFNVYFRDNKDYNVVAFTATQIPNIEGRVYPKELAGSLYPDGIKIYEEAQLEELIKKFNVQEVVFSYSDVPFNYVMTKASIVNSLGISFRLMGGAETMVKSTKPVVAVLAVRTGCGKSQTSRKIVELLTAAGKKVVAIRHPMPYGDLVKQKVQRFGTYDDLKKHECTIEEIEEYEPHVARGGVIYAGVDYEAILREAEKEADVILWDGGNNDMSFYNADVTFTVVDPHRPGHELTYYPGNTSLRMADAAVINKIDSASPENILAVRNNISAVNPKAAIIEAASPVTVDKPELIRGKRVLVVEDGPTLTHGEMKFGAGVVAAQKLGAKEIVDPRPFTVGSITDTYKKYPNIGILLPAMGYGEQQMKDLETTINNTECDSVIIGTPIDLGRLLKINKPSTRVKYDLQEIGDPTLETILKEKGLL, encoded by the coding sequence ATGTCCCGCAAAAATGTATTAATCATGGGCGCAGCCGGTCGTGATTTCCATAACTTCAATGTTTATTTCAGAGATAACAAAGATTATAATGTTGTTGCCTTCACCGCAACTCAAATCCCGAATATTGAAGGAAGAGTTTATCCAAAAGAATTAGCCGGAAGTTTGTATCCTGACGGAATAAAAATTTATGAAGAAGCACAGCTTGAAGAGTTGATCAAAAAATTTAATGTTCAAGAAGTTGTTTTTTCTTACTCAGATGTTCCATTCAATTATGTTATGACAAAAGCTTCGATAGTAAATTCTTTGGGTATATCATTCCGTTTAATGGGCGGCGCTGAAACAATGGTTAAAAGTACAAAACCTGTTGTTGCGGTTCTTGCAGTCAGAACAGGATGCGGTAAATCCCAGACATCAAGAAAAATTGTTGAGTTGCTAACTGCAGCAGGAAAAAAAGTTGTTGCAATCCGTCACCCGATGCCTTACGGTGACCTTGTAAAACAAAAAGTTCAGCGCTTCGGTACTTATGATGATTTAAAGAAACACGAGTGTACAATAGAGGAGATCGAAGAATACGAACCGCACGTAGCACGCGGCGGCGTTATTTATGCCGGAGTAGACTATGAGGCAATTTTACGTGAAGCAGAAAAAGAAGCTGATGTAATTTTATGGGATGGCGGAAATAATGATATGTCATTCTACAATGCTGATGTTACTTTTACAGTTGTTGATCCGCACAGACCGGGTCACGAATTAACTTACTATCCGGGCAATACTTCGTTAAGAATGGCTGACGCTGCTGTAATAAATAAAATTGATTCAGCTTCACCTGAAAATATTTTAGCTGTAAGAAATAATATTTCTGCTGTAAATCCTAAAGCCGCAATTATTGAAGCTGCCTCACCGGTTACAGTTGATAAACCGGAACTGATAAGAGGCAAGAGAGTTCTTGTTGTTGAAGACGGACCCACACTTACACACGGTGAAATGAAATTCGGTGCCGGAGTTGTAGCAGCTCAGAAACTCGGAGCAAAAGAAATCGTTGATCCTCGCCCGTTCACAGTTGGCTCAATAACAGATACATATAAAAAATATCCGAACATCGGTATTCTGCTTCCTGCAATGGGATATGGCGAACAGCAGATGAAAGATCTTGAAACCACAATCAATAATACTGAATGTGATTCCGTTATTATCGGAACACCAATTGATCTTGGAAGATTGTTGAAGATCAACAAGCCGTCAACAAGAGTTAAATATGATCTGCAGGAAATCGGCGATCCAACTCTGGAAACAATTCTGAAAGAGAAAGGATTGTTGTGA
- the rpoN gene encoding RNA polymerase factor sigma-54, translating into MLSLTQKLSQQQKLSPQQIQYQKLLQLNTLALEQRIKTELEMNPILEEVMEEEIDLNQEKDSKENDDEVEEDFEDYSKEEFELEDFMNDENFENDRVNRSKDDEIYQPLAPARESLTENLEKQLRLLNLDEDLFYLGEEIIGNLDQDGYLKRGLDEILNELEMFEHIKISSEAAESLLKKIQKFDPIGIASRSLQECLLVQLQNLKFDPYYKYLAEQMLQNFYDDFTKRRFDIIKQKMNLTDESLKATVELIQGLNPKPGEGNIEAMEMNQISPDFLIEKVNNDFVITLNDKSMPSVTVSKTYLEMFDSNKKKRKSNPREKETYKFLREKFESAKWFIACIQQRRETLMKIMKAILERQYQFFEKGPKLLKPMIYKDIAEEINMDISTISRVVNGKYVQSPMGIHELKYFFSEGLTTDFGEEVSNKHIKERLKEIIEAEDKNAPYSDDKLAEMLNEEGIHIARRTVAKYREQLRLPVARLRKELI; encoded by the coding sequence ATGCTTTCGTTAACACAGAAATTATCACAACAGCAGAAACTTTCTCCTCAGCAAATTCAATATCAGAAACTTCTTCAGTTAAATACTCTTGCTCTTGAACAGAGAATAAAAACTGAACTTGAAATGAATCCAATACTCGAAGAAGTAATGGAAGAGGAAATTGATCTGAACCAGGAAAAAGATTCAAAAGAAAATGATGATGAAGTTGAAGAAGATTTTGAAGATTATTCCAAAGAGGAATTTGAACTTGAAGATTTCATGAACGATGAAAACTTTGAGAATGACAGGGTTAACAGAAGTAAAGATGATGAAATTTATCAGCCTCTCGCTCCGGCTCGTGAAAGCCTCACCGAAAACCTTGAGAAACAATTAAGATTATTGAATCTTGACGAAGACCTCTTCTATCTCGGCGAAGAAATAATAGGTAATCTGGATCAGGATGGATATTTAAAACGCGGACTTGATGAAATACTGAACGAACTGGAAATGTTTGAGCACATAAAAATTTCTTCTGAAGCCGCAGAATCTTTACTGAAAAAAATTCAAAAGTTTGATCCGATTGGAATAGCATCGCGAAGCCTGCAGGAATGCCTTCTTGTTCAGTTACAGAATTTGAAGTTTGATCCTTATTACAAATACCTCGCTGAACAAATGCTTCAGAATTTTTATGATGATTTTACAAAACGCCGTTTCGATATCATCAAACAGAAAATGAATTTAACGGATGAAAGCCTTAAAGCTACAGTTGAACTTATTCAGGGATTAAATCCAAAACCCGGTGAAGGCAATATTGAAGCAATGGAGATGAACCAGATTTCTCCGGACTTCCTCATTGAAAAAGTTAATAATGATTTTGTGATAACTCTTAATGATAAGAGTATGCCTTCAGTAACTGTAAGCAAAACTTATCTTGAGATGTTTGATTCGAATAAGAAAAAAAGAAAATCCAATCCAAGAGAAAAAGAGACTTATAAATTTTTAAGAGAAAAGTTTGAATCTGCAAAATGGTTTATAGCTTGCATTCAACAGAGACGCGAAACACTGATGAAGATCATGAAAGCAATACTTGAGAGGCAGTACCAGTTTTTTGAAAAGGGACCAAAGTTGTTAAAGCCGATGATCTATAAAGACATTGCAGAAGAAATCAATATGGATATATCGACAATCAGCCGTGTTGTTAATGGTAAGTATGTTCAAAGCCCGATGGGAATTCATGAACTTAAATACTTTTTCAGTGAAGGATTAACAACAGATTTTGGTGAGGAAGTTTCAAACAAACATATCAAAGAAAGATTAAAAGAAATTATAGAAGCGGAAGATAAAAACGCGCCTTACAGCGATGATAAACTTGCCGAGATGCTGAACGAAGAGGGAATACACATCGCACGAAGAACAGTTGCGAAGTACAGGGAACAATTAAGACTTCCCGTTGCAAGATTACGTAAAGAGTTAATATGA
- a CDS encoding isoprenylcysteine carboxylmethyltransferase family protein produces the protein MSYAFDVVIILLLFALFGISHTYLASIKTKKIFIYHFKELLPFYRLFYNVVSLVSLWMIFEYAPRPNVIVYDLKSPFDILILIPQLAALAGFIWTLKFFSAKEFLGINQLIRWYKKNYDYEELDEQLTLRIEGPYRFSRHPLYFFSIVFLVFRPVMDLFYATALVCIILYFYIGSFYEEKKLVEVFGKEYEEYKKHVPSIFPLKIFHPYNVQA, from the coding sequence ATGAGTTATGCGTTTGATGTTGTTATAATATTACTCCTGTTCGCTTTATTCGGAATTTCACATACATACCTTGCATCAATTAAAACAAAAAAAATCTTTATCTATCATTTTAAAGAACTTCTTCCGTTTTACAGGCTGTTCTATAATGTAGTTTCTCTTGTTTCTTTGTGGATGATTTTTGAATACGCGCCGAGACCAAATGTAATAGTATATGATCTTAAATCTCCTTTCGACATTCTAATCCTAATTCCACAGCTTGCGGCACTGGCAGGATTTATCTGGACACTAAAATTTTTTTCAGCAAAAGAATTTCTCGGGATTAATCAACTAATAAGGTGGTATAAAAAAAATTATGACTACGAAGAACTTGATGAACAATTAACATTGCGGATTGAAGGACCTTACAGGTTTTCAAGACACCCTTTATATTTTTTTTCTATCGTATTTTTGGTTTTTCGACCGGTCATGGACTTATTCTATGCAACTGCACTCGTTTGTATTATTTTGTATTTTTACATCGGTTCTTTTTATGAAGAAAAAAAATTAGTTGAAGTGTTCGGGAAAGAATATGAAGAATATAAAAAACATGTTCCTTCAATATTTCCTTTGAAAATATTTCATCCTTACAATGTACAGGCTTAG
- the hslV gene encoding ATP-dependent protease subunit HslV: protein MEQFKATTILGIVHNGKAAIGGDGQVSLGNTVMKHNAMKIRKLDDGKVLCGFAGASADAFTLMERFEDKLKQYRGNVFRAAVELAKDWRTDKFLRKLEAMLAVVTKEKALVISGNGDVIEPDDNIVAIGSGGMYALSAAKMLKKYSNLSAEEIVRESLMTASEICIYTNDKINVESL, encoded by the coding sequence ATGGAACAATTTAAAGCGACAACAATATTAGGTATAGTTCACAATGGTAAAGCCGCAATTGGCGGTGATGGACAGGTATCTCTCGGCAATACTGTTATGAAACATAACGCAATGAAGATCAGAAAACTTGATGACGGAAAAGTTTTGTGCGGATTTGCAGGAGCTTCCGCTGACGCTTTTACTTTGATGGAAAGATTTGAAGATAAATTAAAACAATACCGTGGAAATGTTTTCAGAGCTGCAGTTGAACTTGCGAAGGACTGGCGGACAGATAAATTCCTTAGAAAACTTGAAGCTATGCTCGCAGTTGTTACCAAAGAAAAGGCTCTCGTAATTTCAGGTAATGGTGATGTGATAGAACCCGATGATAATATTGTCGCAATAGGTTCAGGCGGAATGTATGCTCTTTCCGCAGCAAAGATGTTAAAGAAATACAGCAATCTTTCAGCAGAGGAAATTGTACGAGAATCTTTAATGACTGCTTCGGAGATATGTATTTACACTAATGATAAAATTAATGTTGAAAGTTTATAG
- the arcC gene encoding carbamate kinase translates to MKKTAVVAFGGNALLRGNQVGTIEQQEQNTYNTCINLIELMTNGNHLVITHGNGPQVGNILLRNLAGYDQYKIPRMPLDICVADSQGGIGYMIERQLRNVIADHSINKNVATVITQVVVDINDSAFQNPTKPVGAFYLKEEAELLAKSNGWIFREDPRKRGWRRVVASPSPVEVLNKKTVTDLLEKDNIVIAVGGGGIPVYKDEQNKLRGVEAVIDKDLASAVLAKEISAESFYILTDVSKVYINFNKPDQQAIDKISVKEIKEFYQKGEFAAGSMGPKILAAINFLEDGGKEVIITEASKLADQNYGTKIFK, encoded by the coding sequence GTGAAAAAAACTGCAGTTGTCGCATTCGGCGGCAATGCTCTTTTAAGAGGCAATCAGGTTGGAACGATTGAGCAGCAGGAACAGAACACTTATAATACCTGCATCAACTTAATTGAGTTGATGACAAATGGAAATCATCTTGTTATCACTCACGGTAACGGTCCGCAGGTTGGCAATATTTTATTGAGAAACCTTGCAGGTTATGATCAATATAAAATACCAAGAATGCCGCTTGATATTTGTGTAGCCGATTCGCAAGGCGGTATCGGCTATATGATCGAAAGGCAGCTAAGGAATGTCATTGCTGATCATTCAATAAATAAAAACGTTGCGACTGTTATCACACAGGTTGTTGTTGATATAAATGATTCAGCTTTTCAGAATCCGACTAAACCTGTCGGCGCGTTTTACCTTAAAGAAGAAGCTGAACTGCTTGCAAAATCCAATGGATGGATATTCAGAGAAGACCCGAGAAAAAGAGGATGGAGAAGAGTTGTTGCTTCTCCTTCTCCTGTTGAAGTACTTAATAAGAAAACCGTGACTGATCTTTTGGAAAAAGATAATATAGTAATTGCTGTCGGCGGAGGAGGAATTCCTGTTTATAAAGATGAGCAAAATAAACTCCGCGGAGTTGAAGCAGTTATTGATAAAGACCTGGCATCTGCTGTTCTTGCTAAAGAAATTTCGGCTGAATCATTTTATATTCTGACTGACGTTTCAAAAGTTTATATAAACTTTAACAAACCTGACCAGCAGGCGATTGATAAAATTTCTGTAAAAGAAATAAAAGAGTTTTATCAAAAAGGTGAATTTGCTGCAGGCAGTATGGGACCAAAAATTCTTGCGGCAATAAATTTTCTTGAAGACGGCGGTAAAGAAGTGATTATAACAGAAGCGTCTAAACTCGCTGATCAGAACTATGGAACAAAAATTTTTAAATGA
- a CDS encoding sigma 54-interacting transcriptional regulator — protein MINKPLLVKVILLLLVLLTFLFWGPNFSSTNNSIDKIFYSVRGEITPDTNVVIIDISEEDLSAIGPWPLKRSYYALLINNLTKYEVKKIGIEIFLSSRVVTQTIYDNLLVKEINKAGNVVLSSVAGSLADNGSLFTTDSLSYPSPKLLNEKILTGHLNFIGKDELKIPLKINTGRETENAFALQLSDKNQFTETEIEVNTFSSWKSFRNFSLLEFFELVENDDPALSSLKNKTVIIGVTDPLIAVSVQTTFDETLPGVAFHAFAVDNLVNDRWINSTYHLMSTILLFVVLLSIVFLVRNSDNNKRLFSLIVYFTTGLVISFILFSFFYIKVNALFIVVSFSILMVYELIIFYIDKKDQLKGAVDESTLLKNLLAKKEDELKNIQFELERKSGEQSSLLVKKIEGLKSDIQKLRSADESEMEPVDLSSTEVHSFEGIVYTSKVMSKIVDITKKVAPEDATVLILGESGTGKELVARAIHSLSKRNREAFVAVNCGALSETLLESELFGHVKGAFTGAVNDKLGRFEAADKGTIFLDEIAETNENFQVKLLRVIQTGDFEKVGSSISSHADVRIIAATNVNIEQAVKENKFREDLFYRLNVIRINLPPLRERKEDILAIAQKILSTDYPGLKLSKSVSSAFQNYDWRGNVRELEAVIKHAAIFARSDSRKIIQLADLPKEIVKESRLLFEDVVIESLRVKKFSHSAVTETAKELGGIGRTVIAENFRGLVFKTLSETNYNQDLTAQLLAGTDEQEVVERVNSKMKLLISNIEKDLSAVSLKDFETAKGALNSKYKNLPQKFHFYIDEFIRWKLNNRV, from the coding sequence TTGATAAATAAACCGCTGCTCGTCAAAGTAATTCTACTGCTTTTGGTTTTGCTGACTTTTCTTTTTTGGGGACCTAACTTTTCATCAACCAACAATTCAATTGATAAGATCTTTTATTCAGTAAGAGGGGAAATAACTCCCGATACTAATGTTGTGATCATTGATATTTCAGAAGAAGATCTTTCAGCCATAGGACCGTGGCCGCTCAAACGAAGTTACTATGCACTGCTAATTAATAATCTCACAAAGTACGAAGTAAAAAAAATCGGCATTGAGATCTTTCTTAGCTCAAGAGTTGTTACTCAAACTATATATGACAACCTTCTTGTAAAAGAAATTAATAAAGCGGGGAATGTAGTTTTATCATCTGTTGCCGGAAGCCTTGCAGATAACGGAAGTTTATTCACGACAGATTCTTTAAGTTATCCTAGTCCAAAACTTTTGAATGAAAAAATTCTTACCGGGCATCTTAATTTTATTGGCAAGGATGAGTTAAAAATTCCGCTCAAAATAAATACCGGACGTGAAACTGAAAATGCTTTTGCACTTCAACTTTCTGACAAGAATCAATTCACAGAAACAGAAATTGAAGTCAATACATTTTCGAGCTGGAAGAGTTTTCGAAATTTCAGTTTACTTGAATTTTTTGAACTGGTTGAAAATGATGATCCGGCTTTGTCTTCATTAAAAAACAAGACAGTGATAATCGGCGTTACTGATCCTTTAATCGCCGTATCAGTTCAAACTACATTTGATGAAACCCTGCCGGGCGTAGCTTTTCATGCATTTGCAGTTGATAACCTGGTAAACGACAGATGGATAAACAGTACTTATCATTTGATGTCAACTATACTTTTGTTCGTTGTTTTATTGTCAATTGTTTTTCTTGTTAGAAATTCTGATAACAACAAAAGACTTTTTTCACTCATTGTTTATTTCACTACCGGATTGGTTATATCATTCATCTTATTCAGCTTCTTTTACATAAAGGTAAACGCACTTTTTATTGTTGTTTCATTTTCAATTCTGATGGTTTATGAGCTAATCATTTTTTACATCGATAAAAAAGATCAGCTTAAAGGTGCCGTTGATGAAAGCACTCTCTTAAAAAATCTTTTGGCAAAAAAAGAAGACGAATTAAAAAACATTCAATTTGAGCTTGAACGAAAATCGGGTGAACAATCTTCTTTGCTTGTTAAAAAAATTGAAGGTTTAAAATCAGATATACAAAAACTTCGTTCGGCAGATGAATCGGAAATGGAACCTGTTGACTTATCTTCAACAGAAGTTCACTCTTTTGAAGGTATTGTTTATACATCAAAAGTGATGAGTAAAATTGTCGACATTACAAAAAAAGTTGCCCCCGAAGATGCCACAGTTTTAATCCTTGGTGAAAGCGGGACAGGAAAAGAACTTGTCGCCAGAGCAATCCACTCGCTTAGTAAAAGAAACAGGGAAGCGTTTGTCGCGGTAAATTGCGGGGCACTATCAGAAACACTTCTTGAAAGTGAATTGTTTGGTCACGTTAAAGGGGCGTTTACAGGCGCTGTGAATGATAAGCTGGGCAGGTTCGAGGCGGCGGATAAGGGCACAATATTTCTTGATGAAATTGCAGAGACAAATGAAAACTTCCAGGTAAAATTATTAAGAGTGATCCAGACAGGTGATTTTGAAAAAGTTGGTTCGTCAATAAGTTCACACGCAGATGTAAGAATTATTGCTGCGACAAATGTAAATATTGAACAAGCGGTAAAAGAAAATAAGTTCCGGGAAGACCTGTTCTACAGGCTGAACGTAATAAGAATTAATCTTCCGCCTTTACGTGAAAGGAAGGAAGACATACTTGCCATTGCGCAAAAAATCCTTTCGACTGATTACCCGGGATTGAAATTATCAAAATCAGTTTCAAGCGCATTTCAGAATTACGACTGGAGAGGAAATGTGCGTGAGCTTGAAGCGGTTATCAAACACGCCGCGATTTTTGCAAGATCTGATTCAAGAAAAATCATTCAGCTTGCCGACCTGCCGAAGGAAATAGTAAAAGAAAGCAGGCTTTTATTTGAAGATGTGGTTATTGAATCACTTCGTGTAAAAAAGTTTTCACACAGTGCTGTAACTGAAACTGCAAAAGAACTTGGTGGAATTGGCAGAACTGTTATTGCAGAAAATTTCAGAGGACTGGTTTTTAAAACTTTGAGTGAAACTAATTACAACCAGGATTTGACCGCACAACTGCTTGCCGGAACAGATGAACAGGAAGTCGTTGAGCGTGTAAATTCAAAAATGAAGCTGCTGATCAGCAACATTGAAAAAGATCTATCGGCTGTGTCACTTAAGGATTTTGAAACGGCAAAGGGCGCACTAAATTCTAAATACAAAAACCTTCCGCAGAAGTTTCATTTTTATATAGATGAATTTATCAGATGGAAATTGAACAATCGCGTATAA